A single region of the Psychrobacter alimentarius genome encodes:
- a CDS encoding peptide chain release factor 3 has product MSVEPKKLSKEVAKRRTFAIISHPDAGKTTMTEKLLLWGQAIQVVGEVKGRKTDRHATSDWMSMEQERGISITTSVMQFPYQDHIVNLLDTPGHADFSEDTYRTLTAVDSALMMVDGAKGVEERTIKLMEVCRMRDTPIISFVNKLDRQIREPLELLSEIEAVLKIKCIPVTWPIGMGQDFVGVYHLTENKTYFYQKGNGGKMTVAETREGYDYPDVRERLGSLMFDAFEESLELVQMALEEFSVEAFLAGEMTPVLFGTALGNFGVNMVLDTLVKYAPPPKAHPTNEREVSATETDFSGFVFKIQANMDPRHRDRIAFLRVCSGKYEKGMKLKHVRLGKDVRIADALTFLAGDREALEEAYPGDIIGLHNHGTISIGDSFTEGEELNFTGIPHFAPELFRRVVLKDPLKSKALQKGLQQLSEEGATQVFMPQINNDLVLGAVGVLQFEVVAHRLKEEYKVQCVFEPVSIATVRWIHCDDEVALAKFKKKAHDQLSIDGGGYLTYLAPSRVNLQLMQDRYPEITFSSTREH; this is encoded by the coding sequence ATGAGCGTAGAACCAAAAAAGTTAAGTAAAGAAGTTGCCAAACGCCGTACCTTTGCCATCATCTCGCATCCCGATGCCGGTAAAACCACCATGACCGAAAAGCTATTGCTATGGGGACAGGCCATTCAGGTTGTAGGTGAAGTCAAAGGCCGCAAGACGGATCGTCATGCGACCTCAGATTGGATGAGTATGGAGCAAGAGCGTGGTATCTCAATCACCACATCCGTCATGCAGTTCCCTTATCAAGATCATATCGTCAACTTACTAGATACCCCAGGTCACGCCGACTTTAGTGAAGATACTTATCGTACCTTGACCGCCGTAGACAGCGCGCTGATGATGGTCGATGGGGCAAAAGGTGTTGAGGAACGTACCATCAAATTGATGGAAGTCTGCCGTATGCGCGACACGCCCATCATCTCATTTGTGAACAAGCTCGATCGTCAGATTCGTGAGCCGCTTGAGCTACTGAGTGAGATTGAAGCAGTACTAAAAATCAAATGTATTCCAGTGACTTGGCCTATCGGTATGGGACAAGATTTTGTGGGTGTGTATCATTTAACCGAAAATAAGACATACTTTTATCAAAAAGGTAACGGCGGTAAGATGACCGTCGCTGAGACCCGTGAAGGTTATGATTATCCTGACGTCCGTGAGCGTTTGGGTAGCCTGATGTTTGATGCCTTTGAAGAATCGCTTGAGCTGGTACAGATGGCACTAGAAGAGTTCAGTGTTGAGGCATTTTTGGCGGGCGAGATGACACCTGTCTTGTTTGGCACAGCACTGGGTAACTTTGGGGTCAATATGGTGCTTGATACGCTAGTCAAGTACGCACCGCCGCCCAAAGCCCACCCTACCAACGAGCGTGAAGTGAGTGCTACAGAGACAGATTTTAGTGGTTTTGTCTTTAAGATTCAGGCCAACATGGACCCGCGTCACCGCGACCGTATCGCGTTCTTACGTGTTTGCTCAGGTAAGTACGAAAAAGGTATGAAACTCAAGCATGTGCGTTTGGGTAAAGACGTGCGCATTGCCGATGCCTTGACTTTCCTTGCAGGTGACCGCGAAGCACTAGAAGAAGCGTATCCGGGTGATATTATTGGGTTGCATAATCATGGCACCATCTCTATCGGTGACAGCTTCACCGAAGGCGAAGAGCTAAACTTTACGGGTATTCCGCATTTTGCGCCTGAACTGTTTCGCCGTGTGGTACTAAAAGACCCACTCAAATCAAAAGCATTGCAAAAAGGTCTACAGCAGTTAAGCGAAGAAGGTGCCACACAGGTATTTATGCCGCAGATTAATAATGATTTAGTTTTAGGTGCGGTAGGGGTGCTACAGTTTGAGGTGGTCGCGCATCGTCTCAAAGAAGAGTACAAGGTGCAATGCGTGTTTGAGCCAGTATCGATTGCAACTGTACGCTGGATTCATTGTGATGACGAAGTTGCGCTTGCGAAGTTTAAGAAAAAAGCCCATGACCAATTATCAATAGATGGTGGCGGTTATCTCACCTACCTTGCGCCATCACGCGTTAATTTGCAATTGATGCAAGATCGTTATCCCGAAATTACATTTAGCAGTACGCGTGAGCATTAA
- a CDS encoding FHA domain-containing protein, which translates to MTNPIHDELDTSKTNTWALNALTEALGDLTVTVSESLSVGRGSDNDVVLGSKQVSRNHAVLSVLDGQLYVKDLDSSNGTFINNERIEGNMSSLLQANDTIGFASFNFQVNTSVADAEMDTSTDALTPVMADDAATIIDTDTNTKEPVVAAEPIAEETITQAPVTQEPVVETPVTDESIAEKPVAKEPVVEEPIIEAPAAQETVVKKTNIEEMLPVKDEVVPTPSNSDATISDASSTAATHESANTLETSPTPTTEHEPLVEAEQPAVHKEQAIHEEPVVQPEHDKTTKTELQEEADPEVLRAKQAATAQFSGTANLGQGHDLGTTGNNAMDQAVDNPATTEQVEKKPSGGWFIWVFIALIIIGVALWLFNMGGAGA; encoded by the coding sequence ATGACGAACCCTATACATGATGAGCTTGATACAAGCAAAACAAACACGTGGGCGCTAAATGCTTTAACAGAAGCGCTTGGGGATTTGACGGTGACAGTGAGTGAAAGCTTGTCTGTTGGTCGTGGTAGCGACAATGATGTCGTGCTCGGTAGTAAGCAAGTATCACGCAATCATGCCGTGCTAAGCGTTTTGGATGGTCAGTTATATGTGAAAGATTTAGACTCATCAAACGGTACGTTTATCAATAATGAGCGTATTGAAGGGAATATGTCGAGCCTTTTACAAGCAAATGACACGATTGGCTTTGCCAGTTTTAATTTTCAGGTCAACACCTCTGTTGCCGATGCAGAGATGGACACATCAACGGATGCATTGACGCCAGTGATGGCAGATGACGCAGCGACTATTATTGATACTGATACTAATACTAAAGAACCAGTAGTAGCGGCTGAGCCAATCGCCGAAGAGACTATTACTCAAGCACCAGTGACTCAAGAGCCAGTGGTTGAAACGCCAGTCACTGACGAATCAATCGCTGAAAAGCCAGTAGCTAAAGAGCCTGTTGTCGAAGAGCCAATCATTGAAGCGCCAGCCGCTCAGGAGACCGTCGTGAAAAAAACAAATATCGAAGAGATGTTGCCTGTTAAAGATGAGGTGGTGCCAACACCGAGCAATAGTGATGCAACCATATCAGATGCGTCATCGACAGCCGCGACACACGAGTCTGCCAACACTTTAGAAACGTCGCCAACCCCAACGACTGAGCATGAGCCGTTAGTGGAGGCCGAGCAGCCAGCTGTACATAAAGAACAAGCTATCCATGAAGAGCCGGTCGTTCAGCCTGAGCATGATAAGACGACCAAAACGGAGCTACAAGAAGAGGCAGATCCTGAAGTTTTACGTGCCAAGCAAGCAGCTACAGCGCAGTTTTCAGGTACAGCCAATTTGGGTCAAGGACATGATCTTGGTACCACGGGTAATAACGCAATGGATCAAGCAGTCGATAATCCCGCGACCACAGAACAAGTGGAGAAAAAACCAAGCGGCGGCTGGTTTATATGGGTATTTATCGCCTTGATTATCATTGGGGTGGCCCTATGGCTGTTTAACATGGGTGGCGCTGGTGCCTAG
- a CDS encoding DUF6122 family protein: protein MQTFIHYFLHFGFPLFIAVIFFKKEWKKAYLILLATMLVDVDHLVANPIFQANRCSINFHPLHTYYAMLVYIVLLFFRKPFNIIGIGLLFHMLTDFTDCLMMSAS from the coding sequence ATGCAGACGTTTATACATTATTTTTTGCATTTTGGCTTTCCGCTTTTTATCGCAGTTATATTCTTTAAAAAAGAGTGGAAAAAGGCATACTTGATTTTACTCGCGACAATGTTAGTGGATGTAGACCACTTAGTAGCGAATCCAATTTTTCAAGCCAATAGATGCAGCATTAATTTTCATCCGTTACATACTTATTATGCAATGCTCGTCTATATTGTTTTGCTTTTTTTCCGCAAGCCTTTCAATATTATTGGAATTGGATTGCTTTTCCATATGTTGACGGATTTTACAGATTGTTTGATGATGTCAGCCAGCTAA
- a CDS encoding RsiV family protein — MDTTNQLNTHSSVSPACLSMRLSRLCLMKTLAAGLVVGAISVSANATNVISSTTYLEYQLPEKIQEMCTERENCPKIEVKYLKTNHPWINDITNARINNLVVNSKPTESAPIKTKSSPAEVQAAINDFANSQFVDMPEDRQWAYELMVTPNYLGHVGDAELFEIESYSYTGGAHGMSYSEYLIFDPSTKKQIKLDDMLVTGKKSRFKTLAYNAYKTWVKTFDNDVSSYEKNWPFTLSDNVTLTDKGIDILYQPYAIGPYASGMPTLSIPYSQLNGVIKPRFIPK; from the coding sequence ATGGACACTACGAATCAATTGAATACTCATTCATCCGTATCACCTGCATGCTTATCAATGAGACTAAGCCGTTTATGTTTGATGAAAACATTGGCAGCTGGCTTGGTTGTAGGTGCCATAAGCGTGTCTGCAAATGCGACCAATGTCATTAGCAGTACCACGTATCTTGAGTACCAGTTGCCCGAAAAAATACAAGAGATGTGTACTGAGCGTGAGAACTGCCCAAAAATTGAAGTCAAGTATCTCAAAACCAATCATCCTTGGATCAACGATATTACCAATGCTCGCATCAATAACTTGGTGGTAAATAGTAAGCCGACCGAATCAGCGCCTATCAAAACAAAAAGTAGTCCAGCAGAAGTACAAGCGGCTATCAATGATTTTGCAAACTCACAATTTGTAGATATGCCAGAAGACAGACAATGGGCGTATGAGCTGATGGTAACACCCAACTATTTGGGTCATGTGGGTGATGCTGAGCTGTTTGAAATAGAATCGTACTCGTATACTGGTGGCGCTCATGGCATGTCTTATAGCGAATATTTAATATTTGATCCCAGCACCAAAAAACAAATCAAGCTGGATGATATGCTGGTCACCGGAAAAAAATCCCGCTTCAAAACCCTTGCTTATAATGCTTATAAAACGTGGGTAAAAACGTTTGATAATGATGTGAGCAGCTATGAGAAAAACTGGCCATTTACATTAAGTGATAATGTGACTTTGACGGATAAAGGTATCGATATCCTATATCAACCTTACGCTATTGGACCTTACGCCTCTGGTATGCCTACACTAAGTATTCCCTATAGCCAGCTGAATGGGGTGATAAAACCTCGCTTTATTCCCAAATAG
- the trpE gene encoding anthranilate synthase component I yields MMTFKEYQAFKDRGFSHAPLVKKRLMDAQTPVSVFSKVRDLNGSAYLFESVVGGERWARYSMIGLGSELILQYADGNMTIKKNDHIDVEPVDDPFDYIRKLMAEYKMPTEDDIPTLPSFSGGLVGYFGYDMVRVIEPSVGLSDAPNPMSMPDMWLMLSMSVIVFDTLENTLSIIVYADCHTEDGYGTAIRELEKIEDKLAEMPNLSAPIMPTPVFTSQTGAEKYCSDVNKIKDYISAGDVMQVVPAQRLTADYLGDSLAVYRALRFLNPSPYLFLVHGYTLDDHKRFDIIGASPEILSRIENGKVTVRPLAGTRKRGKDDAEDLALEQELLTDEKEIAEHLMLIDLGRNDIGRVCEYGSVKVTEKMFIERYSQVMHIASNVEGTISPDKDALDVFCATFPAGTLSGAPKIRAMQIIDELEPVRRTVFGGSVGYLGWHGNMDTAIAIRTAVMRRGEIHIQAGAGVVADSVPEAEWEETNKKALALIKAVEMACNGLRIR; encoded by the coding sequence ATGATGACCTTTAAAGAATATCAAGCGTTTAAAGACCGTGGCTTTAGCCATGCACCACTGGTAAAAAAACGTTTGATGGATGCACAAACGCCAGTGTCTGTGTTTTCTAAAGTGCGCGACTTGAATGGTTCTGCATATTTATTTGAATCTGTTGTCGGTGGTGAGCGCTGGGCACGATACTCAATGATTGGTCTAGGTAGTGAGCTGATTTTGCAATACGCAGATGGCAATATGACCATCAAAAAAAATGACCATATCGATGTAGAGCCGGTAGATGATCCTTTCGATTATATCCGAAAGCTCATGGCAGAGTATAAAATGCCAACCGAAGATGACATACCGACCTTACCAAGTTTTAGTGGGGGGTTGGTTGGTTACTTTGGTTATGACATGGTACGTGTCATCGAGCCGTCAGTGGGTCTGTCTGATGCCCCAAACCCCATGTCGATGCCAGACATGTGGCTGATGCTATCAATGAGTGTGATCGTTTTTGATACTCTAGAAAACACCTTGTCTATCATTGTCTACGCTGACTGTCATACGGAAGATGGATATGGCACTGCTATCCGTGAGCTCGAAAAAATTGAAGACAAATTGGCAGAAATGCCAAATCTGAGTGCACCAATTATGCCGACACCGGTGTTTACATCGCAGACAGGGGCAGAGAAGTATTGTAGCGATGTCAATAAAATAAAGGACTACATCTCAGCAGGTGACGTGATGCAAGTCGTTCCAGCGCAGCGTCTCACTGCTGATTATCTGGGTGACTCATTGGCAGTGTATCGTGCTCTGCGGTTTTTAAACCCCTCTCCTTATCTGTTTTTGGTACATGGTTATACGCTTGACGATCATAAGCGCTTTGACATCATTGGTGCATCACCTGAGATACTATCGCGTATCGAAAATGGCAAAGTGACTGTCAGGCCGCTGGCGGGTACGCGCAAACGGGGTAAAGATGATGCAGAAGATTTGGCACTTGAGCAAGAGCTGCTGACTGACGAGAAAGAAATCGCTGAGCATTTAATGCTCATTGATTTGGGTCGTAATGACATTGGCCGTGTCTGCGAGTATGGCAGCGTCAAAGTGACTGAGAAAATGTTTATTGAGCGTTATTCACAAGTGATGCACATTGCATCCAATGTCGAGGGCACCATATCACCGGATAAAGACGCACTGGACGTATTCTGTGCCACTTTTCCTGCAGGAACGCTATCGGGCGCACCCAAAATTCGCGCCATGCAAATTATCGATGAGCTAGAGCCAGTGCGTCGAACAGTGTTTGGCGGGTCAGTAGGGTATCTTGGTTGGCATGGCAACATGGACACGGCTATCGCTATTCGTACCGCAGTAATGCGCCGTGGTGAGATTCATATTCAGGCAGGAGCAGGGGTGGTCGCTGATTCAGTGCCAGAAGCAGAGTGGGAGGAAACCAATAAAAAAGCGTTGGCCTTGATAAAAGCCGTAGAAATGGCCTGTAATGGTTTGCGTATTCGTTAA
- the rimI gene encoding ribosomal protein S18-alanine N-acetyltransferase: MVVIENVSVHAVDYQQTIQAVADIEAVVQPHDAWTYQTLITLLEQDSTAILIVYDKQSSTALDQTVMSYCLYQVIFEQAEILRIGTHPNYQRQGIASQLFDKLNSELLHRQVENLLLEVRADNIPAIALYEQQQFVVIHRRKGYYQLKDKAAIDALIMQRVYT; encoded by the coding sequence GTGGTTGTCATAGAGAATGTATCAGTACATGCAGTCGACTATCAGCAGACCATTCAAGCAGTAGCTGATATAGAAGCAGTGGTTCAGCCGCATGATGCATGGACGTATCAGACACTGATTACTTTGCTTGAGCAAGACAGTACCGCAATACTGATTGTTTATGATAAACAGTCAAGTACTGCCCTCGATCAAACAGTCATGAGCTATTGCTTATACCAAGTTATTTTTGAGCAAGCTGAGATATTGCGTATTGGCACCCATCCTAACTATCAACGCCAAGGCATTGCGTCACAACTGTTTGACAAGTTAAATAGTGAACTGCTCCATAGACAAGTAGAAAACCTTTTGCTCGAAGTACGGGCGGATAATATTCCAGCGATCGCTTTGTATGAGCAGCAACAGTTTGTAGTGATTCATAGGCGTAAAGGCTACTATCAACTAAAAGATAAAGCGGCTATCGATGCGTTGATCATGCAACGAGTGTATACGTAG
- the tuf gene encoding elongation factor Tu: MAKAKFERNKPHVNVGTIGHVDHGKTTLTAAIATVAAKTSGGEAKDYASIDSAPEEKARGITINTSHVEYDTEARHYAHVDCPGHADYVKNMITGAAQMDGAILVVSATDGPMPQTREHILLSRQVGVPYIIVFMNKCDMVDDEELLELVEMEVRELLNDYDFPGDDTPIIKGSATEALKGSEDKYGEPAVVELLGVLDTYIPEPERDIDKAFLMPIEDVFSISGRGTVVTGRVESGIVKVGDEIEIVGIRDTQKTTCTGVEMFRKLLDEGRAGENCGVLLRGTKREDVQRGQVLAKPGSITPHTKFDAEVYVLSKEEGGRHTPFLNGYRPQFYFRTTDVTGAIQLQDGTEMVMPGDNVEMGVELIHPIAMDKGLRFAIREGGRTVGAGVVANVLN, from the coding sequence ATGGCAAAGGCCAAGTTTGAACGTAACAAGCCACACGTCAACGTCGGTACCATCGGACACGTTGACCATGGTAAAACAACCCTAACTGCTGCAATCGCAACAGTAGCTGCAAAAACTTCTGGCGGCGAAGCCAAAGACTACGCGTCTATTGACTCAGCCCCTGAAGAAAAAGCACGTGGTATCACCATCAACACCTCACACGTAGAATATGACACTGAAGCACGTCACTACGCTCACGTTGATTGCCCAGGTCACGCCGATTATGTTAAAAACATGATCACTGGTGCTGCCCAGATGGACGGTGCAATCTTAGTAGTATCAGCAACTGACGGCCCAATGCCACAAACACGTGAGCACATCTTGCTATCACGTCAGGTTGGCGTACCATACATCATCGTATTCATGAACAAATGTGACATGGTAGATGACGAAGAACTACTAGAACTAGTAGAAATGGAAGTTCGTGAATTATTGAACGACTATGACTTCCCAGGTGATGACACCCCAATCATCAAAGGATCAGCCACTGAAGCCCTAAAAGGTTCAGAAGACAAGTATGGTGAGCCAGCAGTAGTAGAACTATTAGGCGTACTAGACACCTACATCCCAGAGCCAGAGCGTGACATCGATAAAGCATTCCTAATGCCAATCGAAGACGTATTCTCAATCTCAGGCCGTGGTACCGTAGTAACTGGTCGTGTTGAGTCTGGTATCGTAAAAGTTGGTGACGAGATCGAAATCGTTGGTATCCGTGACACTCAAAAAACCACCTGTACTGGTGTAGAGATGTTCCGTAAACTGCTTGACGAAGGTCGTGCAGGCGAAAACTGTGGCGTACTACTACGTGGTACTAAGCGTGAAGACGTACAACGTGGCCAAGTACTAGCTAAGCCAGGTTCAATCACGCCTCACACCAAGTTTGACGCAGAAGTATACGTACTGTCAAAAGAAGAGGGTGGTCGTCACACACCATTCCTAAACGGCTATCGTCCACAGTTCTACTTCCGTACCACTGACGTAACTGGCGCAATCCAATTACAAGACGGTACTGAAATGGTTATGCCTGGTGATAACGTTGAAATGGGCGTAGAGCTTATCCACCCAATCGCTATGGACAAAGGTCTTCGCTTCGCAATTCGTGAAGGTGGCCGTACTGTAGGCGCTGGTGTTGTTGCTAACGTATTGAACTAA